The Panthera uncia isolate 11264 chromosome C1 unlocalized genomic scaffold, Puncia_PCG_1.0 HiC_scaffold_3, whole genome shotgun sequence genome includes a region encoding these proteins:
- the SPC25 gene encoding kinetochore protein Spc25 yields MIEDELALFDKSINEFWNKFKSTVSDTSCQMMGLRDTYKDSIKALTEKLSVKLKEEERMVEMFLEYQNQICRRNKLIQEKKDNLLRLIAEIKDKNEKLEVLTANIQDLKEEYARKKETISAANKANEEKLKRLQKSADLYKDRLGLEIRKIYGDKLQFIFTNIDPKHPENPFMFSLHLNEAREYEVSDSAPHLECLAEFQEKVRKTNNFSAFLANVRKAFTAMVYN; encoded by the exons ATGATAGAGGACGAACTGGCACTATTTGATAAAAGCATAAATGAATTTTGGAATAAATTCAAAAGCACTGTCAGTGACACGTCCTGTCAAATGATGGGACTAAGAGATACCTACAAAGACTCCATCAAAGCACTTACAG aaaagCTGTCTGTGAAATTAAAGGAAGAAGAACGAATGGTTGAGATGTTTCTGGAATATCAAAATC AGATCTGTAGGCGGAATAAGctgattcaagaaaaaaaagacaacttgtTAAGATTGATTgctgaaataaaagacaaaaatgagaaacTAGAAGTATTGACTGCAAATATTCAGGATCTTAAGGAAGAATATGCTAGGAAGAAGGAAA ctATTTCTGCTGCTAACAAAGCTAATGAAGAGAAGTTGAAAAGGCTACAGAAATCTGCAGACTTGTATAAAGATCGACTTGgactagaaattagaaaaatttatg gtgatAAGTTGCAGTTTATATTTACTAATATTGACCCTAAGCATCCTGAGAACCCTTTTATGTTTTCCCTCCACCTAAATGAAGCAAGGGAATATGAGG tgtCAGATAGTGCTCCTCATCTTGAGTGCCTAGCAGAATTTCAAGAGAAAGTAAGGAAGACCAACAATTTCTCGGCTTTTCTTGCCAATGTCCGGAAAGCTTTTACTGCTATggtttataattaa